The Pseudodesulfovibrio sediminis genome includes the window TCCGGGACACCCTTGACCTGGTAGCCCCACTTGCGCACGGCCTTGATGGCGGTCTCCACGGCCTCGGCCCCGGAGTTCATGGGTAGCACCTTGTGCGAATTGGTCAGATCGCACAGCTCCTTGTAGAGCGGGCCGAGCTGATCGTTGCGAAACGCCCGCGAGGTCAGGGTGAGCCGTTTGGCCTGTTCGACCATGGCGGCCATGATTTTCTTGTTGCAGTGCCCCTGATTGATGGCGGAGTATGCGGAGAGGCAGTCGAGATATTTCTTGCCGTCCACGTCCCAGACCCAAATGCCTTCGCCCCGTTCTATGACAACATCGAGGGGCTTGTAATTATGTGCGCCGAATTCGTCTTCGAGCAAAATATACTGATCGGACTTCATGTTATCTCCTTGTTACCTGGTGAGTTCGAATTGTTGAGGGGCGGGCTTCGTCTGCAAAGTCCTTTGCAAGATGTTTGTTGCTTTTGGCCATGGGGGGCTACGCTGTGCCGTGTCTGGTTTCTTTCCACACTACCTGCCATTGGGGAGGGCTTCAAGCGAAGGCTGAAAATAATTGGTGTTTATGATAAGAGAACGTATAACTCCTGGCGAGGAGACCTTTGGAATATGAGCAGCCGGATACAAAGCCTATGAAGAACGACGAACCAAATTCCCGGGCCCTTCGTACGGAGGAACTTTCTCCTGCACGGGATGAAGAAGAAATAGTTATGAATTCCGAATGCTTTCAAGGTCTCTACACGGCTATCGGCGATGGCCTTGTCTATACGGATACCGTGGGAAGGATTCTGAAGGTCAACCCTGCCTTTTGCTCCATAGTCGGTTTCTCCGAAAGCGAAATGCGAGGACGGACCATACTCGACTTCACATCGCAGTCTGACCGGGAAGAGGAGAAGCAGCGTATTCTGGCCTGCATGAACAGCGACTGCCGATCCGGCGAGTACGAGAAACGGCTTATTCACCGGGAGGGCCGCCAGATCCCGCTCAAGGTCCAGTTCTGGGTGGACCGGGACGAGAAGGGTGTTGCCCTGGGCATGTGGAGCGTTGTCAGGAACATGACCAGCCAGCGGGCTGCCGAAGAACAGGCGACCCGCTCCAGATTGCAGTATCTGTTCATGACCGACAATGCCGAGGACGTTATCTGGGCTGTCGATCAGACAATGATGTATACGTACATCAGCCCTTCGGTCGAGCGTCTTCGTGGTTTCACTCCCGATGAAGTTATTGGCTCGTCTTTCAAGGAATCGATGACCGATGCGTCCTTCCGCGTCGTCAGTGACGCCCTTGCCCGGGGGTTTGCCGCACGAGCGCGCGGGGCGGCAGAGATTGTTGATCGTTTTGAAATCGAACTCAGGTGCAAGGATGGCGGCACCATCTGGGTGGAGAGCGTGGCAAAAGCCATGCTGGACGAGTCCGGCGTATGGATAGGCATTGTCGGGTCCACCCGTGATATCTCCGACCGCAAGCGGATGGAGGAGAAGCTCAAGGAGAGCCAGCAGTTCATGCGCGCTCTGCTCGATGCTCCGGTCGAGGCGGTGGGGCTGTTCAGCACGGAGGGAACGACGCTTGTCGCCAATATGAAGATGGCGCAGTTTCTGGGGACGTCGATGGAAGCCATGTCAGGACAGTCTGTCTATCCGTTTTTTCAGCCACAGTTACAGGAGATCATCCAGAAGGCATTTGATGACGCCGTGGAGTCCGGGGAGTCTATCGAGGTCGAGAGTGTGCATTCCGGCAGGATTGTTGCCGCCACTGTATATCCCTTGGTCGAGGAGGGAGTCGTGTCTTCCCTGGCAGTGTTTGCCAAGGATGTCACTGATGTCCGCTTTGCCGAAGAGACCCGAAAGAAGACGCAGGAAAAATACAAGCTCATCGTCGAGACCGCCAATGAGGGGATTCTCGGAATGGATGCCGATCAGCGCATCACCTATGCCAACGCCATTTTTGCGGATTTTATCGGGTGCGATGTCATGGAGATCATCGGACAGCCTCTTACCCAATATATCGCGATAGATGAGCACACGAAGAACGAGAATCGTCTGGCCCTGCGCAAGCTGGGCGAGCGCGCGCGGTATGATTGCAAGTTTCGGCGCAAGGATGGCGTTGAGGTCTGGGGGCTGGTCTCGGCCACCCCTCTGGCGGCCGAGGATGGGAGCGTTCTGGGGGCATTCGCCATGGTCGCCGACATCACGGATGTGAAACAGGCGCATCAACGGCTGATTACCATTCTTGACGGCATTGATGCGGATATCTTCGTGTCTGATCTGGAAACCAATGAAATTCTGTTCATGAACGCCCATCTGGATGCCCGCTTCGGCCCATACCAGGATGGATTGACCTGTCATGCACTTTTTTACAACCAGAATGTCCGGTGTCAGGACTGTCCCAAGCCCAGACTGTTGGACAAGGACGGCCTCCCTTCGGAAACCGTAGTCTCGGAAAAGTACAACCCCAAGCTGAATATATGGTCGCTCAACCATGATCGGACGATCGAGTGGTTGCAGGGGCAACGCGTGCACATGCATATGGGGGCTGACATCACGGAGCTCAAGACCATAGCCGAAGAACTTCAGGTCGCCATTGGCAAGACCAAGGCCGCCAGTCTGGCCAAGAATGAGTTCCTGGCCAACATGAGCCACGAGATACGAACGCCGCTTAACGGGCTGCTTGGCATGCTTCAGTTGCTGCAGCTCTCTCCGCTTGATGATGACCAGTCCAAGTCGTTGAATACAGCACTTGGTTCCGGGCGGAATCTGCTCCAGATTTTGAATGACATATTGGATATTTCCAAGGTGGAGTCCGGCAAGCTGGAGCTGGAAGAACAATATTTCGAATTGGGAGACGTACTGGATTCCGTTGTCTCCATTTTCAAGCCCACTGCAGAAAAGAGAGGGGTAAACGTGAGCTGGGCCATTGATGAATCCCTGCCTCGCCAGTTCATGGCGGACAAGGGACGGCTCAGACAGATACTGTTCAACCTGGTGGGCAATGCGACCAAATTCACCGAAGAAGGGGCCATTTGCGTTGAAGCCTACCCCATTCAGTCTACCCTGGACCATGAGGCCCCTCATATCTTTTTCAGGGTTAAGGATACGGGCATCGGCATTCCCGAGGAAAAGATTGATAACGTGTTTGATCCGTTTACCCAGGCGGATGGGTCCATCACGCGCAAGTATCAGGGAACCGGTCTCGGCCTCGGGATAGTGCACAGGCTGGTCCTGCTTATGGGGGGCACTATCTCCGTCAGTTCCGAGGTGGGCAAAGGGACTGTCATAGCGTTCACCATCAAGGCCAAGCTGGATTTGCGGAACCAGAAAATGCATGTCCGGGAGCTCGTTCCAAAGGAACGCAAGGCGGCATATTCCATTCTTGTTGCCGAGGACGAACGGGTCAACCAGCTCGTTGTCCAACGGCTGTTGGAAAAGAACGGACATTCGGTTCGTTGTGTGTTTAGCGGAGAAGAGGCCGTGGAAGTGCTCCAAACGGAAACGTTTGATCTTTTCCTTACCGACATTCAGATGCCCGGTCTTGATGGTGTCGAGACCACCCGGATCATTCGTCAGGATCTCGGATTGACGTTTCCCATTGTGGCGCTTACGGCCCACGCCATGAAAGGCGATCAGGAGCGGTACATCGGTGCGGGAATGGACGGATATGTGGCCAAGCCGTTTGAACTCAATGAATTGCGGGCCGAGATCGAGCGGGTCATGACCCGGGTCGTTCCCAAGTCGAAATAATACGCATTTACACGATGGAAAGGCGGGGGGTGCCCGGCTCATGCGCGTGGGCGGTGCCTATGTGCGCGGCCATGTCTCCGGCTGTTTCGAGCCTGTCCATGACCTGGACAAGCTGCGC containing:
- a CDS encoding PAS domain-containing hybrid sensor histidine kinase/response regulator, giving the protein MNSECFQGLYTAIGDGLVYTDTVGRILKVNPAFCSIVGFSESEMRGRTILDFTSQSDREEEKQRILACMNSDCRSGEYEKRLIHREGRQIPLKVQFWVDRDEKGVALGMWSVVRNMTSQRAAEEQATRSRLQYLFMTDNAEDVIWAVDQTMMYTYISPSVERLRGFTPDEVIGSSFKESMTDASFRVVSDALARGFAARARGAAEIVDRFEIELRCKDGGTIWVESVAKAMLDESGVWIGIVGSTRDISDRKRMEEKLKESQQFMRALLDAPVEAVGLFSTEGTTLVANMKMAQFLGTSMEAMSGQSVYPFFQPQLQEIIQKAFDDAVESGESIEVESVHSGRIVAATVYPLVEEGVVSSLAVFAKDVTDVRFAEETRKKTQEKYKLIVETANEGILGMDADQRITYANAIFADFIGCDVMEIIGQPLTQYIAIDEHTKNENRLALRKLGERARYDCKFRRKDGVEVWGLVSATPLAAEDGSVLGAFAMVADITDVKQAHQRLITILDGIDADIFVSDLETNEILFMNAHLDARFGPYQDGLTCHALFYNQNVRCQDCPKPRLLDKDGLPSETVVSEKYNPKLNIWSLNHDRTIEWLQGQRVHMHMGADITELKTIAEELQVAIGKTKAASLAKNEFLANMSHEIRTPLNGLLGMLQLLQLSPLDDDQSKSLNTALGSGRNLLQILNDILDISKVESGKLELEEQYFELGDVLDSVVSIFKPTAEKRGVNVSWAIDESLPRQFMADKGRLRQILFNLVGNATKFTEEGAICVEAYPIQSTLDHEAPHIFFRVKDTGIGIPEEKIDNVFDPFTQADGSITRKYQGTGLGLGIVHRLVLLMGGTISVSSEVGKGTVIAFTIKAKLDLRNQKMHVRELVPKERKAAYSILVAEDERVNQLVVQRLLEKNGHSVRCVFSGEEAVEVLQTETFDLFLTDIQMPGLDGVETTRIIRQDLGLTFPIVALTAHAMKGDQERYIGAGMDGYVAKPFELNELRAEIERVMTRVVPKSK